The following nucleotide sequence is from Salvia miltiorrhiza cultivar Shanhuang (shh) chromosome 7, IMPLAD_Smil_shh, whole genome shotgun sequence.
TTGTGTTCTTCACTGGTTTATATGACAGGATTCTGAAAAATAATCAGCTAATTGGTCCAATTCCTTCAACACTCTCACAGATTCCTAACTTGAAGATTCTGTGAGTACCATTAGTATTTGATATCGACTATTTTCTACTGTGATAGCGATAGATTTATGATGAACTGTGAAAAATCTAGGGACTTGGCTCAGAATAGGTTGAGTGGAGAAATACCAAGATTATTATACTGGAATGAAGTTCTTCAATACCTGTGAGTTTAGTGCTCTCTAATTTGGCTTTCATCGCAACAACTTGGATCAATTAAGTATGATTCGTTGATcgttcaattttcttttttttgcttTCGGTTTAGGGGGCTGAGGGGTAACAACCTCCAAGGTTCACTCTCTCCAGATATGTGCCAGCTAACCGGCTTGTGGTATTTGTAAGTTCATCGCCCTCGTCAAAATAACTTGAAGTTCTTCAAACACGATGCATTTTGAACACTTTCTGAttggtgtgtgtgtttttaatatgcCAGTGATGTTAGAAACAATAGCTTGAGCGGTCCGATTCCTGAAAATATCGGCAACTGCACGGCGTTTCAGGTTTTGTATGTATCTGACTGACAGCTTATTTCGATTATGAATCACGGTTGATGTGGTTAAGTTAGAAATTGTTTGTTGATACTAGGGATTTGTCGTACAACAATTTCACGGGTGACATTCCTTTCAATATCGGATTTCTTCAAGTTGCTACCCTGTAAGTTTTTTGCTTCAGCATATTTTGTTAGGTTTTGTGACGGCTTATTCTATGCtgcatttaatatttttgatgcTAAATAAAACGTTGTATTTTATAGGTCCTTGCAGAATAACCATTTCTCTGGGCAGATTCCATCAGTTATTGGCCTAATGCAGGCATTAGCAGTGCTGTAAGCTCCTTTCTTTCTTGTTTCCACCAATTAGATCCTTCGTTTTTCCCAACATTTGAATTACAAATATCTATTTTTTTCAGAGACCTAAGTTTTAACATGTTGAATGGAACGATCCCGCCAATTCTTGGAAATTTAACGTACACTGAGAAATTGTAAGTAATTTAAATTTGTCTTACTAGGGCATTAGATGAGCTTATTGATTCCCTCAAAGCATACAAAGTTATCAAATGTTTTGTGCATTTACTTATCATCTCGAACAGGTATCTTCACGCTAACAAGCTGACCGGATCAATTCCTGCCGAGCTTGGAAATATGACAAAGCTTCACTATCTGTATGAATCATTAACTACTATCAATACAATGAAGATTCCTTCTGAGTTCTACAGTTTGCCAATCGTTGATTCTGATACGTTCTTTCTTTtgtttagggaattgaatgataaTCAGCTCACCGGGCGTATCCCGCCAGAACTTGGGAAGCTCACAGATTTATTTGACCTGTAAGTTCTTCGTTCAAGCAGTTATTTTGTACTGATCTTTATCGATCTGCAGAGTCACGTGTTTCATCTTGTACTTGCATACAGAAATGTAGCTAATAACCACTTGGAGGGGCCGATACCAGATAATCTTAGCTCGTGTACAAACCTTAACAGCCTGTGAGAATCTCATCTCGAATCCTGATCCTTGCATTGAAAAACATTCATTACTTCTATAGGTCAGTAATCTTTCATTCTGATTTGATCACAGCAACGTGTATGGAAACAAATTGAATGGAACTGTTCCCTTGGCATTTCAAAAGCTCGAAAGCATGACGTATTTGTGAGTTCGTCCTGCTTACTCTTACTTCATAAAATCTAACTCGATGTTCAGCTGAATGTGATCATTTCATTTATGTAATTCTATATATTTCGGAGTTTCACTCTTTCTATATATTTCGGAGTTTCACTCTTTACTTCAATTGGATAGGAACCTATCCTCCAACAATCTCAGAGGCCCCATTCCCATCGAGCTATCTCGTATTGGCAATCTGGACACGCTGTAAGCGCTACTTTTGCTCATTCTTATGTAATCTAATTTTGAGCCGTAGTATCTAATATCTTTGATTGATTGGGACAGAGACCTCTCGAATAATAGGATCAGCGGTGAAATGCCCTCCTCTCTTGGCGACTTGGAACATCTCTTGAAACTGTGAGTCGTCTATATTCTGGTTTTAAGTCATGTGACATCTTTAAATTTGATATTGTTTGCCCTTTTTTACAGCAATTTAAGCAATAATGCTTTGACGGGCTTCATACCTGCTGAGTTTGCCAATCTGAGAAGCATTGGGGAGATGTAAGGAAGTAAATTTCATGTTCAGAAGttccaaatatcatatattcgTCTTTCTAATTTGCATTACATTGATTCTGATTCCATTTTTGTGTAGAGATCTTTCGAATAATCACCTCTCAGGTCAAATTCCTGAGGAGCTTAGCCAGCTTCAAAATCTCTTCATGCTGTAAgagctgtgtgtgtgtgtgtgcgcgcgcgcgctCGCGTGCTGtcattattgttattgtttatttacaaaaagagtCATTGTTCAACTATTTAATGGTAAATTGTTCGCAGTAAGCTGGAATACAACAATATATCGGGTGATGTGACGTCGCTTGCCAACTGCCTCAGTCTTACAGTGCTGTAGGTTCACTGTCGAAACTATGTTTAACTCGTGTATTGCAGTTTCGGAGTCTGATACTTTGGTTGTTACAGGAACGTGTCGTACAACAATCTTGTCGGATTCATCCCTACGGGGAACAACTTCTCAAGGTTTTCACCCGAGAGGTTGGATATTTCTCTCTAGAGTTTCTTGGCAGTCATTAGTTCTCTAAAATTCAGTTATTTCGTGTTTCAGTTTTGTAGGCAATCCGGGACTCTGCGGCTATTGGCTCAGCTCAAACTGTCGTGCACCTCGTCCCACTGAGAGAGGTGAGAGCCTGACATCTCAAGAAAATGATGTTCCGATGGCTTATGGTGCTAATTGGATAATATTTGGTTTTGCAGTCTCGATTTCTAAAGCAGCTATACTCGGAATAGCCCTCGGTGCCATGGTGATTCTTCTCATGATCTTGATCGCAGCTTGCCGGCCCCACCATCCAAAGACTTTCACAGTCGGGCCTCTCGACAAGCCAGGTTCGCCATCTTGTGTTTCACTAttatcatactccctccgtcccataagcttAGGCTGATTGGgattttcacaaagattaagaaaaatcattggaaatgaaaatatataagtaaatttcctagtatgcccatatttattacttaatgatgtattaaagtgagagtaaattaaagaattaaatatggatataatagtaaatgagcaaaaaaatattactttttatggaaacaagcctatataaataggacattcaaaaaaggaaaacaagcctaaGCTTATGGGACGAAGGGTCTAGGGAGTATATATTTGGTTTAACCGTTATTATCATAGAATCATAATTTGTGTCTCGTATATGTAGTTAACTACTCGTCTCCAAAGCTCGTTATCCTTCACATGAACATGGCTCTCCACGTGTACGAAGATATAATGAGGATGACGGAGAATTTGAGTGAGAAATATGTCATCGGATATGGAGCGTCGAGCACGGTGTATAAATGTGTCCTCAAGAACTGCAGGCCTGTGGCCGTGAAGAAACTCTACTCTCACTACCCACAATGCCTGAAAGAATTTGAGACGGAGCTGAACACGGTCGGGAGCATCAAGCATCGCAATCTTGTTAGCCTGCAAGGATACTCGCTCTCCCCGTCCGGATATCTTCTCTTCTACGACTACATGGAAAACGGAAGCCTCTGGGACATCCTTCACGGTAAGCTCCGTACCGTGCTATATTTAGACGATAGATTGTGTCAAAACATCTTGAAAATGTTCGCTCTTTTGCAGGAActacaaagaagaagaagctcgacTGGAACACCCGTCTCCGCATAGCGCTAGGCGCTGCACAGGGGCTCACGTATCTCCACCACGATTGTAGCCCTCGGATCATCCACAGGGACGTGAAGTCGTCCAACATTTTATTGGACAAGGACTACGAGGCTCATCTCACAGATTTCGGCATTGCCAAGAGCCTATGCACGTCCAAAACTCACACCTCGACGTTCTTGATGGGAACTATTGGTTACATCGACCCTGAATATGCTCGGACTAACCGTCTCACGGAGAAGTCCGATGTCTACAGCTACGGCATCGTGCTCCTCGAGCTGCTAACCGGATGGAAAGCTGTGGACAACGAGTCGAATCTCCATCAACTGGTCAGTTTTCTAAACAACCTTCTGCTTTCTAGAACCTAAATGTTTATTTAGATTGATGAGCTATCCTTATATGTTGAGATAAGTTGAGATAgtatatcattttattttcagATTCTGGGGAAGGCAGCAAACAACTCAGTGATGGAAACTGTGGATCCCGAGATCTCGGAGACGTGCTCGGATCTCGGGGATGTCAAGAAGGTGTTTCAGCTGGCTCTCTTGTGCACGAAGAGGCAGCCCTCGGATAGGCCAACGATGCACGAAGTGGTTCGCGTGCTCGGGACCCTAGTGCCGCCTCCTCCGGACGCCAAGCTGCTCACCTCAACGCCTCCGGCAGCTCTCCCGTCTGGGAAAGGCGAGTGCTACGTCGACGAGTACGCGAATCTGAAGACTCCTCACTTGATCAACTGCCCTTCCATGAGCACATCAGATGCTCAACTCTTCCTAGAATTTGGGCAGGTCATTTCTCAGAATAATGTCTGAAACTTGATGAATTGTAGGGAGAAGTAGGCAAGAAAATGTTGTAGAAAAACTAAGTGGCAGCAGCAGTTGTAATTAAGAGCTGCCTGCTTATTTTGCACCTGATCAAATTTGAGGACATTGTGTGGAAAATATGGTAGTAGGGGTATTTTTGGGATTTGGGATGAAGggaccactctctctctctctctctctctctcatctctatGTTTCTCTCTCTGTCCTTGGAGATTTTGGGCTCACACTCTTAGGCAGATGGGTAGAAGTGCTTCTttgtacataataataattgttgTGTGGACCTCTTATCATCACAGAAGCTGTCTGTTTTTAAGTAGTGTTGCAGTTGTGGGCTATGCCTTCTTTAATTTTCTGCTCTCCATCCCTCAATGGGGTCCTCTTCATGAGCCAACATCCTAAACCTACCATCACACTACTTGTCACCTTCCACAATGGTAGAGCTATATGTCTCTCGCTTGGGGGCGAGCATTCGATTATTCGGTCACCAAATCGAATTGAATGGCAAAAATCGAATTGTATACTTCATTCGTCTAATTACAAATGTCTAATTATTTCTGGACATGAATTAAGAAATGAGCAATTAgcagataaagtgggttggttgatatttttaaatattacttcctccgtcacACTAAAAGTGGTTTGTGTTCCATTTTGAGTCGTTCCATTATATGTGATATGTTTCCAAAagtagaaatatttaacacttaaaaaagtgtaggccccaccacttttaatcaatttatacaTTTTCCTTAATTTCTGTGTCGGAAAGTTTTGaaccacttttagtgggacggagggagtattattttaaaagtaGATATAGAGAGAAAGGGGTGAGTGGGCTCATTAGTTATTTAAGTCCTTTAATTATTtgtcaaaaaaggaatgagatatttaatgaaatatctCAATTATGGAAACTagaacatttgtaatgggatagAGAGAGTAATTAATAATCAAATATGGACCGAACATGCCTAAAATTGTACCGAAATATTTGGATTCGATTTTTGTTAAAACCAAATAACCAAAATAATagacaaatatattttttaaattttaaataactaattaacATTCAATATTCAAGTTTCGAAATCTGCAAAAGTTAATAATCTGAAATTCCAAAATATCTTAAGAGTAATTATTGACTATATtattaaatagtactccctccgtccacgaaatgagtacccatttgtggacggcacgggttttaagaaatatatgaagtgtagtgtaaatagtttaagggtcccactttttgagtgtattaattaaagagatgtgtggggtacacttgccaaaaagggaaatgggtactcatttcgtggacggacgaaaaaggaaatatgggtactcatttcgtggacggagggagtaataataattattttaatttaaaatactatatataaaggtaaaaaaataataatgcaTTCGTTTGATATTGTAACAGATGATATTAGATTAGATATACTAATTTACCCAAGATAGTATAGATTTTTTCCtttaaaaaataactaattcgttatgttttttttttttaggaaatggAGAGGATATTTATTAGACACAAGAACATGGTACATGGAGATGACCCACCACAAACGATGAGGGCTCATTTCAAACATGATGTGCAGAAATATCTCTCGCGGCCTTCGACAAGCAATGCACGACGGCGTTTTATTCTCTCATAACATGACGGATGCGAATGTCCGGAAGCAACAACAATTTTTCACGACAAAAAGAAGTAATAGCACCCAGCTCCAAGATGTTCCTTTTGCCCAAAATAATAGCATCACACGCCCTCTTACTGTCTGACTCCACCCATCCTTGTGTGTAGCCGAGATCTTTAATCCAAGAAAGCGCCTTGTTGACGTCCATCAACTCTCCCTCGTCCACACTGCGCCACCCCTGAATCTTCtatcatttttgtttttgttttattttagtttgGAACCTAATCCGCCGTTACAAACTTAACAAACTCTAAGCtatacccaaaaaaaaaaagaattatgaATGCAATTTCCATTTTACAATCTTAAGAGACTTTGGGCCTACAAGCCCCGTGGAGTCTTAAGTTTTTGGCCCAATGGATCTGGATTGCATAGTTTTGCATAGTTTTGGCCCACTTAATATCTCTGCGTTGgtcgtttcaaaaaaaaaaaatatctctgCGTTGGTcttgtttttttaaataattcagTAGTAAACTCAGTGTGACAAAGTGATTATATGAACTCAATATAATAGTCCTACACGATAATAattatagttaaaataaaaaaatttaaatattttatttcttaaaataaattatactcctaaaatattttaatgattATTCTATAATAaacatcaattattttttaagattatatattaatttagtgtttcttaacataaattattaatatataataattattccataatattacataatttccttttatatttttatacaaaaaaaattattaaaatttagaaaaaatggaatttaaaaaaatgtttaaaataAGGTTTCTAGTTTGAAGGAAAATATAGTACTTAAAAATATAGATTATTTAGTAAgttgaaactttaaattattataaCTTGTTCATTTGAATCTATTTTTTAGatatcatatatcaaattaaaggttaTTTTATGATCTTTCATCGAATAtgtatattacatattttatttaaaacacaattaaatgaaaatgtaAAAGAATGTGCTCTATCTACAAAActagaaagaaagagaaaaattggcGGAACAAAAACTGgtgcttcatatatatatagatgaggGGAAAAAAAAGATTAGTGACAGTTAATTGAGGGGCTAATGGACATTGATCGTTACAATGAATCCTAATTAATAATTGTAACCTAATAAACAGAGGATATCATTAGCATTCTAATTAATGAAGAAACAGAGCCAACAATTAAAAGTCCCCCTTTATTCTGCATAAATGTACAAAACCAACAATGGTCACACTAAGTCACAATATTTAGATGATTGATGATAGTAAAATAACTAAGTTTGCAACTGAATTTCATCTTCAAAAAAACCTTGAGAAAACCTTGAAAATCAGAAGCATATAAAACAGTCTAAAAATCCTTGTTTGTAGCAGTGATCAACACTGATCCATCACAACCACATTTGTCATCTTGTTCAAGGCCATGGCTCTTCTACTTGAGGCTGTCAGCCTCTTCGATATGCCACCACCGTTGCGGCTGAGAGACGAGCCCCGGTTCTTGTCCCTCGTGAGGCTGCACGCGAGCAGGTTCCTTCTCCTCCTCTTGTACGCGTTGTCTGGCTTGACGAGGCCTTTAGACGCGTCTGCTAAACACGCGAAAGAGTTAGATTTCCCATTGTAGAACCTTGAAATGCCCCTCCTGCACTGCCAATTTCAGACACTAAGGTTTCAAGAATAATGATAAATGTAGTTTTCAATGAAAATGGTGATGATCAAGAAAAATTTGCCCTATAAACAATCTTGAAACTTATAATGATAAATGTCGAAACTCCATTAGCTTGGCATTTAAGGTTTAGAAAAAAATGGTCATGATCAAGAAATGCTTTCCCTCTAAATCAtactattaaaatttataatgatAAATGTAGTTTCAATGAAAATAATCATGATCAAGAAAAAACTACCTTCTAAACTCACAATGCACCTAtatttttgcaattaattaCTTATAGTGATGAAATATTCACTAAGATTAACTTAGCATTCTtttatttgtgtgtgtgtgtgtgtaaattTGTGCTAGTTTCCATCTTTGGCCACATTTTCCCTATTTTCTAGTTGCAGAGTGGGCCTTGCACGAAATTCTCTATTTTAGTATTCTCTATTTTAAATAGTAATTCATCTTCTACTATACAACTACCAAAACGATCTCCAAATTAATGATCATCATTCACACTCCTAATAATTTCAAGATCATGATCATACATACACAAATTGAGAcaaagaaaaatcagaaaattcaagaattcacgcacacacacgcacaaacattatatatatgtaaaattcTGAAACCTAATTGGCAAAACTTCCTCCAAAGCTTCCATGGCAGCATCAAAGGTTCCTTTGAAGGAGCTTTGAACCTCTTCACCACCACAAGATTTCTCCATTGAAGCATCACTGTCTCTGCCAATGGAAGATGATGATTCTTCTGAGCAAGAAACAGTCTGATTAATGCATGAATCCTCTTTTCCTACATCCTTAAAAACACCACTTTCCCCCATCCCATCAACACCACCATTTTTCACTCccattttatttccaactaaaAAAGATTCCATCTTTATAAAGAAACGATGAAATGAGGCTTGTGATCATCAAGAAAGGAGTATTTTGGGAAAAGGGTTGATCATAGTTTggacaagagagagagagagagagagttccaAGGTATACCGGAAAGATTGTTCGTTTGTGTTGAGTTATTAACGACAAAAAGTGGGAAAGATTTTGGATTGAATATTCTGTGTATAATCAATGATACGATAAAGGAGTTGGGTCTTATCCTCAAATCCTTATCCACTAACCAGTTGCCAAAATTTAAGGTAATTTGTCGCAAAAGTAaacaagaaatatatatatggcTAATATATGAATAAAATCGAATACATTATTTTGAATCTTGTTTAAAAtgccttttaaaaaaaaatcttgtttaaaacttatataaaaGGGGTTTCAATCCCACAAAGGACTTCAGATATATTCTGTTGTTTCTCGCAAAATTATAGAATTCAATTCTTTTTTTGTAGAACAACTTCGAACGTTGTCGGATTCATGATTTTAGAGATCGTCAGATCCaagatatcattttttttttctcatagaATAGATGATTTTCACATAATATACACGCCAACTTCCAACCTTTCACGTCATAATTTGAATGCAATGTtcagataattttttaaattgcaagaggtatctgaatataatcaattatgcaatgttcagataattttttaaattacaaattaaagATATCTGAATATAATCAGTTATGCAATCCGCACGCAGGCGAGACCTTACCACC
It contains:
- the LOC130995228 gene encoding protein OXIDATIVE STRESS 3 LIKE 1-like, encoding MESFLVGNKMGVKNGGVDGMGESGVFKDVGKEDSCINQTVSCSEESSSSIGRDSDASMEKSCGGEEVQSSFKGTFDAAMEALEEVLPIRRGISRFYNGKSNSFACLADASKGLVKPDNAYKRRRRNLLACSLTRDKNRGSSLSRNGGGISKRLTASSRRAMALNKMTNVVVMDQC
- the LOC130995227 gene encoding LRR receptor-like serine/threonine-protein kinase ERECTA, coding for MASSCKRFVLGFVVVLLSFASVECDGDGIVLLEIKKSFRDVDNVLYDWTDTPSSDYCVWRGIGCDNVTFNVVALNLSGLNLDGEISPAIGQLKSLVSIDLRGNRLCGQIPDEIGDCSALQSLDLSFNELFGDIPFSISKLKQLETLILKNNQLIGPIPSTLSQIPNLKILDLAQNRLSGEIPRLLYWNEVLQYLGLRGNNLQGSLSPDMCQLTGLWYFDVRNNSLSGPIPENIGNCTAFQVLDLSYNNFTGDIPFNIGFLQVATLSLQNNHFSGQIPSVIGLMQALAVLDLSFNMLNGTIPPILGNLTYTEKLYLHANKLTGSIPAELGNMTKLHYLELNDNQLTGRIPPELGKLTDLFDLNVANNHLEGPIPDNLSSCTNLNSLNVYGNKLNGTVPLAFQKLESMTYLNLSSNNLRGPIPIELSRIGNLDTLDLSNNRISGEMPSSLGDLEHLLKLNLSNNALTGFIPAEFANLRSIGEIDLSNNHLSGQIPEELSQLQNLFMLKLEYNNISGDVTSLANCLSLTVLNVSYNNLVGFIPTGNNFSRFSPESFVGNPGLCGYWLSSNCRAPRPTERVSISKAAILGIALGAMVILLMILIAACRPHHPKTFTVGPLDKPVNYSSPKLVILHMNMALHVYEDIMRMTENLSEKYVIGYGASSTVYKCVLKNCRPVAVKKLYSHYPQCLKEFETELNTVGSIKHRNLVSLQGYSLSPSGYLLFYDYMENGSLWDILHGTTKKKKLDWNTRLRIALGAAQGLTYLHHDCSPRIIHRDVKSSNILLDKDYEAHLTDFGIAKSLCTSKTHTSTFLMGTIGYIDPEYARTNRLTEKSDVYSYGIVLLELLTGWKAVDNESNLHQLILGKAANNSVMETVDPEISETCSDLGDVKKVFQLALLCTKRQPSDRPTMHEVVRVLGTLVPPPPDAKLLTSTPPAALPSGKGECYVDEYANLKTPHLINCPSMSTSDAQLFLEFGQVISQNNV